In the Anastrepha obliqua isolate idAnaObli1 chromosome 1, idAnaObli1_1.0, whole genome shotgun sequence genome, one interval contains:
- the LOC129242295 gene encoding leucine-rich repeat-containing protein 40 isoform X2 → MSGCRNYPSYYRCLSQGNYLNVEHLSADNYPYYLSSFSGGNSSNSNANNALFNFGTNVENDTNDLSGSENHFDDFLQLPLTPWRSLDQNLDIEPSTRSYSSSQYFNSMNNDRRNGGGGGGGGVHATNSTDSINNSSSRTRRARSRLGQLNPLFHKRDKAEDENALPSFLVKQARKTGAMQLSGKGLTTVPDKIYQINEIDKDLPTSLEQLTVKEEDAWWNQMPLTNLDLSSNALTHLSPKIENLDTLTTLTLHDNLLTSLPREICRLEKLVRVNLSRNKLRELPVDFYTLPELRYLNISYNEFEELHPSLSDLHMLEYLDASHNSLTALPNGIGFLVRVSELLLSYNHIKELPSDLVNMRSLQKLDLNHNDLISLPEDIGSLRKLLCLYLQHNDITQLPNFEGCQCLQELYVANNLVSKLPESFCSNLPHLKILDLRDNKITKIPDEISLLKNLIRLDFTNNSISNLPLSLASLAHLVSLQLDGNPIKSIRRDVLQCGTTRILRTLRDRARAAIEKEQRLLQGDKNSPSSTSSATSFVPANSGTMGADGLNSPRRPAGGCDEDATFPDKLNAAYYANVNMEQSTGTQDQAQTFHSMQRFAFNYNSIQYMKIDVSKFENPYFAYNNCYGTLTSNYDPHYPIYQQPIPYENPHGRGGCSIYSQNIL, encoded by the exons CGGCTGTCGTAATTATCCATCGTACTATCGCTGCCTTAGTCAGGGGAACTATTTAAATGTTGAACATCTGAGTGCCGATAACTATCCGTATTATCTGAGCAGCTTCTCTGGAGGCAACAGCAGCAATAGCAATGCCAATAATGCACTTTTCAATTTCGGGACCAACGTAGAGAACGACACCAACGATCTATCCGGCAGCGAAAATCATTTCGACGATTTCTTACAATTACCCCTAACACCTTGGCGTTCTTTGGATCAAAATTTAGATATAGAACCTTCAACTAGGAGTTACAGTTCCTCACAGTATTTCAACTCAATGAATAACGATAGACGCAATGGTGGcggtggtggcggtggtggcGTTCACGCTACCAATTCGACAGACTCAATTAATAATTCTTCGTCTCGCACACGTCGCGCACGTTCAAGGTTGGGTCAATTGAACCCACTTTTCCATAAAAGGGATAAAGCAGAAGATGAAAATGCATTGCCATCATTTCTAGTCAAGCAGGCACGCAAAACAGGCGCAATGCAGCTGAGCGGCAAAGGCTTAACCACAG tgcctgataaaatttaccaaataaatgaaattgacAAAGATTTGCCAACCTCACTGGAGCAGCTGACAGTTAAGGAGGAGGATGCTTGGTGGAATCAAATGCCTTTAACGAATTTAGACCTGAGCTCAAATGCTTTGACACATTTGTCGCCTAAAATAGAAAACCTCGACACTTTGACCACATTGACA CTCCACGACAATTTACTAACCAGCCTTCCTAGAGAAATATGCAGGTTGGAAAAGTTGGTGCGTGTCAATTTGAGTCGGAATAAGTTGAGAGAGTTACCTGTTGATTTTTATACGTTACCTGAGTTGCGTTACTTGAACATATCGTACAATGAATTCGAGGAACTGCACCCTAGTCTCAGCGATTTGCACATGCTGGAATATTTG gATGCTTCACATAATTCACTTACGGCGCTGCCCAATGGCATTGGCTTCCTGGTGCGCGTGTCTGAGCTTTTACTCTCATATAACCACATAAAAGAACTACCCTCCGACCTGGTGAATATGCGTT CTCTACAAAAATTGGACCTGAATCATAATGACTTGATTTCCCTGCCCGAGGATATTGGCAGTCTACGCAAGTTATTGTGTTTGTACCTCCAGCATAATGACATAACGCAACTGCCGAATTTTGAGGGCTGCCAGTGTCTGCAAGAGTTGTATGTTGCTAATAATTTAGTTTCG aaattaccAGAGAGTTTTTGCTCAAACTTGCCGCATTTGAAAATTCTCGATTTGCGCGATAACAAAATTACGAAGATACCAGATGAAATTTCACTTCTGAAAAATCTTATTCGGCTCGATTTTACCAACAATTCAATAAGCAATTTGCCATTGTCGTTGGCTTCATTGGCGCATTTGGTTAGTTTGCAACTCGACGGCAATCCGATCAAGTCAATCCGCCGCGACGTGCTGCAGTGCGGCACAACGCGTATCCTTCGAACGCTGCGTGATCGTGCGCGTGCTGCTATCGAgaaggaacaacgccttcttcaAGGTGATAAAAATTCCCCATCATCGACATCCTCAGCCACATCTTTTGTACCTGCCAACTCCGGCACAATGGGTGCGGATGGTTTGAATAGTCCACGACGTCCGGCTGGCGGTTGTGATGAAGATGCAACATTTCCCGATAA ACTTAATGCCGCCTACTATGCTAATGTGAATATGGAGCAATCGACGGGAACACAAGACCAAGCCCAAACGTTCCATTCAATGCAGCGATTCGCATTCAATTACAATAGCATTCAATATATGAAAATTGATGTATCCAAATTTGAAAATCCATATTTCGCTTATAATAACTGCTACGGCACTCTAACGTCCAACTATGATCCGCATTATCCAATATACCAACAGCCCATACCATACGAAAATCCGCACGGCCGTGGTGGCTGCAGTATTTATTCGCAGAATATTCTATAA